The Vibrio tapetis subsp. tapetis genome segment ATATAAGCAGTGTCACGGCAAAATCTAATCGATTGATGTCAGTACATTGAAATCAGAGTCGCCGTTGGCGGCTCTTTTTTTGACTACGACCTTTTGACTAGAAGCCTTTTGAATACAAGAGAGTTAACATGAAACGAATTCACATTGCCGCGGGTGTCATCTTGAATCCAGATAAAACCCAAGTATTCATAACTAAGCGTCCTGATACGGCTCATAAAGGCGGTTTATGGGAGTTTCCCGGCGGGAAGGTGGAAGAAGGTGAAAACGCCTCTGACGCGACAGTACGCGAGCTATTTGAAGAAATTGGTATTGAAGTGACTCAGCTTGCGTTGTTTCAGCATTTACAACACGATTATTCGGATAAAAGCTTAGAATTTGATTTTTTTGTAGTGACTGAGTTTAAACATCAGCCCTATGGAAAAGAAGGTCAACTAGGCCAGTGGATTGATATCCATCAGCTTACGGATTTTGAATTTCCGGAAGCTAATATTCCTGTGCTTAATAAAGTGATTGAAGAGTATGGGGATGAGGCGTAAGGCATAAGGCATAAGGAGATAGGCTAAAAAAAGGGATCGATTTTTGTTGAACTTAGTATTAAAAACCCAAAATCTTGCTAAGCCTGTAGCCTGTAGCCTGTAGCCTGTAGCCTGTAGCCTGTAGCCTGTAGCCTGTAGCCTGTAGCCTGTAGCCTGTAGCCTGTAGCCTGTAGCCTGTAGCCTGTAGCCTATAGCTCTTTATCCAAATACCCATCTTCAGACCAACCATCCGCATCCGACATGTCGGGTGCGCCTGGAATGGCTTTCTCTTCATCGGCCCATTCGCCAAAGTCAATTAACTGGCACTGCTTGCTGCAAAAAGGGCGGTAGGCTGCGTGCTCATTCCATTCAACGTTTGTTTGACAGGTTGGGCATTTAACGATGGTTACTTTAGTCATGTTGGCTCTATCTATAAGGTAATTCTAGCTGCAAATGGCGAGATCAAATTCAACGTCATTCGGATAAGCTTGGCCTGTTTCAAATGAAATGAACTTAATGGCAAAACGATTTTTATGGCCCGATATCATTGGATACGTACCATATTGTAATGGGATGGATAAACGCAATATATTGGCTTCTTCTGCATCACTTTGGAAAAATCCAGCGCGTGCAATTTGAGGCTTTTCGTAGCCAGTTTCGCGAGATAGCTTTAACCAAAGATGCAAGGCTTCAGTGAGGGGTTTTAAACTGCTTTGCCAGCGTGCTATATCACGTAATCTATTACTTTCTGGTTGATGTAACCAAAAATGCAGAGCAGGGAGATCAAAGCAACAAGACCCACCAGGTAGATTAAACCGTTGGCGTATGGCACTTAAAAAGCGGTCTTCTTTTAAAGACTGTCCGAATCGTTGAGCCGACATAAGATCGCGATGTACCACATCAATCTGCTCCAAAATGGTATGCAGTGTGTTTTGGTCTACGCCTTCAACGTTTAGCCAACTTTTATAGTTTAATCTTTGTTTCTCTAAATCTTTTGCGAGCTCAGTTTTAAGTTGGATCTGTTCGAATATATCCAACATATCAAACATCGGGCGAAAGAATAATTGATAATGAAAGCCATCTACATGTTGAGCAGCATGATTCATTTGGCGCAATAGCGACTCCACTCGCAAGTAGATACGTGTTTTCTCATTAAGCGGGTGTTCAAATTTATGCGTGGTCATGAAGTTGCCTTTCTCGTCCTCTACCTACCATTTCACCGAATTTAGTCGCACATTGCCAGATATTTCTGGTGCAATTTAGTGATCTGAGGAAAAAGTTCATCATTTGAGTAACTATTATCAATAACATCATCAGCATGGCTAAGCCTTTCATCTCGACTGATCTGTGAAGCTAAGATCGATCTCACTTGCTGCTCGCTGACATGATCTCGCTGCATGGTGCGTTGGATCTGCGTTTGGGTCTGAACATCAATGACCAATATTCGGTCGACCATTGATTGTAGTTGGTTTTCAATCAATAGGGGAACCACCAATAATGCATAAGGTGATCGTACTCTTTTGATCTCTTGCTGCATCTGCTGACGAATCAGAGGGTGAAGCAAACTATTTAGCCATTGCTTTTCTTGTTCAGAAGAAAAAATATGCTCTCGGAGTTTTACTCTATCGAGCGTCCCGTCTTTCGCAATGACTGAACTCCCAAAATGTTGTTCAATCGCTTTTAGCCCATCACTTTGAGGTTCAACGACCTGCCTTGCTATGATATCAGCATCAACAAGGTCTATGTCAAAATGCTGTTTAAATAGATCAGCTACGGTTGTCTTACCGCTTGAGATACCGCCGGTTAAGCCAATAATCAGTGCCATAACTGCCTCGTTTATATACCTAGAATGTTGGTGAAGTACCAATTTGCGATTTCGCTACCAAATAGCAATGTTAACCAGCCAGCGATGGCCAGATATGGGCCAAAAGGAAAAACGTGTTCAATGCCCTTACGCTGTAAGCGCAGTTGAATGAGACCAAAGACTAATCCGACCAAAGAGGACATAAGCACAATCATTGGCAGACTTTGCCACCCAAGCCATGCTCCTAGTGCGGCGAGCAGTTTAAAGTCCCCGTAACCCATGCCATCTTTGCCCGTTAATAGCTTGAATACTTTGTAAACTGACCATAAACACAGATACCCAGCCATGGCACCGATGACCGAGTCTTGTAAGCTGAGTGGGCTTTCGCCTACCAGGGCCAGTGCGATCCCTGACCACATTAATGGCAATGTGAGTTGGTCTGGAAGCAGTAGAGTGTCGAGATCGATGAAAGTAGCAGCGATGAGCGTAAAGGTAAAAAATAATAGAGCGACACTATAAAGGCTGAGTGGGAAGCTCAGAGCGATAACTAACGACAATGTGGCTGTCAGTATTTCTACCGCTGGGTAGCGAACACTGATTTTAGTTTCGCAGTAGCGGCATTTTCCTTTCAAAAATAGCCAGCTAATTACCGGGATATTGTCTGAGATACTTAATTGATGCTGACATTTAGGGCAGGTCGATCTCGGAGTGCTCAGGCTTAATGGTGTTGTATCGATCTTTGCATCAGGGCAAAGTTCGGGATAGGATTCGGTAAACTCTTGTTTCCATTCACGCTCCATCATAAGAGGCGTTCGATAGATCACGACATTAAGGAAACTGCCTATCATTAGGCCAAATATAGTGGCGAATAAAGGATATAGCCAAGGGTAGTAGTAAAACGCTTCCATAACACTCTCGTGGTCACTAGTAAAAATAATGAATCTATCAAAGCCAAATAACTCAGAGTAATACGGCGTTGTCTCTGTATCTTATCCTATCACGCTCATTAAGTTAAAGATCGGAAGGTACATTGCGATGACCAATCCTCCAATTAGCCCTCCTAAAACCAAAATTATGATGGGTTCTAGCAGTTTACCTAAGTTATCGACAGTATCGTCGACCTCATTTTCGTAGACGTCTGCTACTTTATTGAGCATGTTGTCTAAGCGGCCAGACTCTTCTCCGATCATGACCATTTGCAGCATCATTTCAGGGAAGGCATTGCTGTTTCTCATTGCCAAATAGATAGGCATTCCCGCGGCAGTATCTTGCAGAACTTTGGTGATGACCTTTTGGAAATAGAGATTATTTGCGGTTTTTGAACTGGTTTCTATGCCGGATAGAATCGGAATTCCTGAGCTAAAACTGATGGCTAAGGTACGACTGAACTTGGCAAGGGAAGCTTTAGTGAGTACCGCTCCGATAATCGGCAAGACCAAAACGTAGCGAGCGATGATTAGCCTAAGCGCATAGGAACGCTTTTTTGCAGCGCGTAAGCAAAGGGTGAGAGCAATCAATAGGCAAAAAAGCTTCCAGCCTTGCGCTTGAACCACATGAGAAAGATTTAAGACTTGCTGAGTAAACCAAGGTAAATTGGCTCCTAATCCTGCGAACATGGTTTCAAATTCTGGGATCACAAACGTCAGCATTAAGTAGGATACCAGTAGAGCCGTAAAGCTCACCATCGCGGGGTAAATCATGGCCTTTTTTACTTTTGATTTCAGCAATGCACTTTTTTCTTGATAAGTCGCCAGCCGGTCGAATATCTGCGAAAGATGACCGGTTTGTTCACCCGTTGCGATGAGATCGACGTAGAAGTTGTCAAAATGGATCGATGTCGTTGCAAGCGCTCGAGAAAGTGGCGTTCCCGCTTCAACCGCGCTAGATAATTGGCGCAGTATAGACTTCATCTCGGCTTTGTTTTGGTTATCCATCAGCATTTTTAGGGCTTGTATCATGGGAACACCAGCATCAAGCATGGTGGCCATCTGACGACTGAAAATGAGAATGTCCTTCGCACTGACTTTGTTGGAGACTCTTTCAAAAAAAGAAACACTGCGGCGTTTGATTTTTTGTATGTGTATTTTTTGATTAGAAAGCCGATCCCTTACTTCACACTCTGTGTAAGCCAGGATCTGTCCTGAGACTTTTTTACCTGAGCTATTGTGCCCACGCCATCGGAAGTTATGCAGCTTTAAGCGATAAAACGAAGTGGAATCCATCGGGTGCCCTTATAGGAATAGTACGCGTTGAAGTTCTTGGTGGCTGGTGATTCCCAATTTGAGTTTATCTATACCTGCTTGTCTTAGCGTAATCATGCCATGCTGAACGGCAATGGCTTCCAGTTCAGGCATGCTCAATCGCTTGGCGATGGCTTCTATAAGTTGATCGTTAATTTGCAGCATTTCGTAGATACCAATACGGCCGCTATAGCCTGCGTTGCAATCGTTACAGCCTTCTTTGTTTGCTTGATAAATACGACAGTCTTGGCCGATATCTAACGCCTGTCGCATTGCGAAGGGCATCCGATGTTCGGTTTTGCATTGAGGGCATAGGCGTCTTGCAAGGCGCTGAGCGACAACTAAGCTTAATGATGATGCCAAGTTGTATGCTTCGATCCCCATATTTTGTAAGCGAATGATGGTTTCTGCTGCTGAGTTGGTGTGCAAGGTTGAGAGGACTAAATGACCAGTTTGTGCGGCTTTGATGGCAATTTCTGCCGTCTCGAGATCTCGAATTTCCCCTAACATC includes the following:
- the coaE gene encoding dephospho-CoA kinase (Dephospho-CoA kinase (CoaE) performs the final step in coenzyme A biosynthesis.), giving the protein MALIIGLTGGISSGKTTVADLFKQHFDIDLVDADIIARQVVEPQSDGLKAIEQHFGSSVIAKDGTLDRVKLREHIFSSEQEKQWLNSLLHPLIRQQMQQEIKRVRSPYALLVVPLLIENQLQSMVDRILVIDVQTQTQIQRTMQRDHVSEQQVRSILASQISRDERLSHADDVIDNSYSNDELFPQITKLHQKYLAMCD
- the zapD gene encoding cell division protein ZapD, giving the protein MTTHKFEHPLNEKTRIYLRVESLLRQMNHAAQHVDGFHYQLFFRPMFDMLDIFEQIQLKTELAKDLEKQRLNYKSWLNVEGVDQNTLHTILEQIDVVHRDLMSAQRFGQSLKEDRFLSAIRQRFNLPGGSCCFDLPALHFWLHQPESNRLRDIARWQSSLKPLTEALHLWLKLSRETGYEKPQIARAGFFQSDAEEANILRLSIPLQYGTYPMISGHKNRFAIKFISFETGQAYPNDVEFDLAICS
- a CDS encoding type II secretion system F family protein — encoded protein: MDSTSFYRLKLHNFRWRGHNSSGKKVSGQILAYTECEVRDRLSNQKIHIQKIKRRSVSFFERVSNKVSAKDILIFSRQMATMLDAGVPMIQALKMLMDNQNKAEMKSILRQLSSAVEAGTPLSRALATTSIHFDNFYVDLIATGEQTGHLSQIFDRLATYQEKSALLKSKVKKAMIYPAMVSFTALLVSYLMLTFVIPEFETMFAGLGANLPWFTQQVLNLSHVVQAQGWKLFCLLIALTLCLRAAKKRSYALRLIIARYVLVLPIIGAVLTKASLAKFSRTLAISFSSGIPILSGIETSSKTANNLYFQKVITKVLQDTAAGMPIYLAMRNSNAFPEMMLQMVMIGEESGRLDNMLNKVADVYENEVDDTVDNLGKLLEPIIILVLGGLIGGLVIAMYLPIFNLMSVIG
- the yacG gene encoding DNA gyrase inhibitor YacG, coding for MTKVTIVKCPTCQTNVEWNEHAAYRPFCSKQCQLIDFGEWADEEKAIPGAPDMSDADGWSEDGYLDKEL
- the mutT gene encoding 8-oxo-dGTP diphosphatase MutT, translating into MKRIHIAAGVILNPDKTQVFITKRPDTAHKGGLWEFPGGKVEEGENASDATVRELFEEIGIEVTQLALFQHLQHDYSDKSLEFDFFVVTEFKHQPYGKEGQLGQWIDIHQLTDFEFPEANIPVLNKVIEEYGDEA
- a CDS encoding prepilin peptidase — its product is MEAFYYYPWLYPLFATIFGLMIGSFLNVVIYRTPLMMEREWKQEFTESYPELCPDAKIDTTPLSLSTPRSTCPKCQHQLSISDNIPVISWLFLKGKCRYCETKISVRYPAVEILTATLSLVIALSFPLSLYSVALLFFTFTLIAATFIDLDTLLLPDQLTLPLMWSGIALALVGESPLSLQDSVIGAMAGYLCLWSVYKVFKLLTGKDGMGYGDFKLLAALGAWLGWQSLPMIVLMSSLVGLVFGLIQLRLQRKGIEHVFPFGPYLAIAGWLTLLFGSEIANWYFTNILGI